In Synechococcus sp. CC9616, the following are encoded in one genomic region:
- a CDS encoding Bax inhibitor-1 family protein has protein sequence MPASSNFQQAIREAQSSALVGPNVVNKALPYVGGGMVLTSVGVIGGLSLMATPLFQPLFWVAIIGNLILFFVAQNVAMKGNNSTALPLLAVYSLITGFTLSGLVAFAGAVAGIGAVGTAALATGITFVIASVVGRRMSDSVGQALSGVVGLGLIGLILAMVVQFIGGIFAPAMFHGTSFELMIAGFGTVLFVCAAFVDFYTMPRTYQDEQYLAGALSMYLTYINLFIFILRLIIVLNGGGRRD, from the coding sequence ATGCCAGCCAGCAGCAATTTCCAACAGGCCATTCGCGAGGCGCAATCGAGTGCCCTGGTCGGCCCCAACGTGGTCAACAAAGCGCTTCCCTACGTGGGGGGCGGCATGGTGCTCACGTCGGTCGGGGTGATCGGCGGGCTTTCGCTGATGGCAACGCCGCTGTTCCAGCCCCTGTTCTGGGTGGCGATCATCGGCAATTTGATTCTTTTCTTCGTCGCCCAGAACGTGGCGATGAAAGGAAACAACTCCACAGCTTTACCGCTTCTTGCCGTTTACAGCCTGATCACCGGCTTCACCTTGAGTGGCCTGGTGGCATTTGCTGGAGCGGTTGCCGGCATTGGTGCTGTTGGAACAGCGGCTCTGGCGACAGGGATCACCTTTGTGATCGCCTCAGTGGTGGGGCGCCGGATGAGCGATAGCGTCGGCCAGGCCCTTTCGGGAGTGGTCGGGCTTGGACTGATCGGTTTAATCCTGGCGATGGTGGTCCAGTTCATCGGCGGCATCTTTGCTCCGGCGATGTTCCACGGCACCAGCTTTGAGCTGATGATCGCGGGCTTCGGCACCGTGCTCTTCGTCTGTGCGGCTTTCGTCGACTTCTACACGATGCCTCGCACTTACCAGGACGAGCAGTACCTGGCCGGCGCCCTGAGCATGTACCTCACTTACATCAACCTGTTCATCTTCATCCTGCGCCTGATCATTGTTCTCAATGGCGGTGGACGACGGGACTGA